aatattttctgctgataaaaaaaattaggTTAGATCTGTTTGCATAGACTACCTCTGACACTTGTGGCTGAACCTGCACCTTATGAACTTTGACCTCTGAGAATGTTGAGGGTTGATGCCACAAGAAGCAGCACACTTACACTGCCCCAACACATCAGTGTCAACAGAAGATGTGTAAATGAAGACAGTATTCGTAGAATTTAAAGCTTCTGCATACACTGCAGCGTTTGAATTTGTATATGCAAGAAAGTTAAGGTACACCGTTATGCAGTGCAAATGTTTCTTTAGCACATCCATACACAGTATTGTACAGAAAGTATTTGTTAAAGCCTACATGACTATGTTAAATGTATGTTAAATTGTACAAAGGATCGAAGATGGCATATATAATGActatattaatgcacaaaacatCTTCACTTCTCTATTATCATGTGGTTTTACTGCCATAGAAATGCACCAACTTGAATTTTATTACTTCAATCAGTCTGATAAAGCTCCAGTAATCCATCAAGTTAAATAAGCAAAATATGCATCTTATCTGATACTGGTTTTTGAATCTAGTCAAGGACGGAATTTAAAGCAGTGTGGTTCAAATGATTAAATAACTTTTCTTTGATTAGAAGCAGAACTCCTTGCAATATAAGAGCTTCTGAACACCAGGCAGTTAACACTTGATCACTTTAATAACTTGTTCTGACCCTGCTTTGTAAATGTATCTCAAAGAGCCACCTTCCAGGAGGATATGAAATTCCAGCTGGCTCTGTGGGGATGTTTGCAACTGATTGAAGTGACCCGAGCGGGAGAAGAACTCCACTGGGTGTGTCAGCCGCTCACTGGCAAGTCATATAATCTGATCCATTCACTTTACCTTTGATGATTAAAGCAGGTCTAATAATGCCGGATGATTTTTATGTCTGTCGATTGCAAATGAAGACCTGCATACAGTTACTTGTAGTCAACGTTTGCTGTTCTCCAGTctgcatgctaagctaagctcaCCTTACTTGATGTTCATGTTTAACAAATGATTGCGGCATCATCTCATCTACATATTCTCATCTACCAGCAAGGACCAAAGCAAAAAGCTAGAGAAGAATCCCTTCAACCATGCTCTGGCCTCACCTTAGCAGAGGTCTCAAACCAGCCAACAAAGCCATGATCCTTGCAGAACTGGTCCATTTTAATGCCGTTGTTGGTCAGCTCCCTGCCCTGGTCACACTTGTTAGCCAGCAGCACGGTGGCGATGCTCTGTCCATTAGACATCATTAGTTTAGAATCCAAGTCCTCCTTCCACTTAATGACGGCCTCAAAGGTCGTGGGCCGCGTCACATCGAACACTATGAATGCTCCCATGGCTTCACGGTAGTACACCCGTGTCATGTTCCCAAAACGTTCCTGACCTGCGATgggtaaacacacaaacacacacagggagaTTTGTTCATTGCTATGGCAACACTGTTGTTCCCGTTCATTAGTCTGATGACAGATTTCCATtgttttcctgaatttttgcaGCAAAACAACCAACGCAGCTGACGGTACGACTGCAGTTAGCAGTCATTCTCATGAAACAGCACATTCCTGTAGTCTTGCTGTCACGTTGCACTTAACCAGATGGTCAATGCAATTACTTGTTCCTGCTGGTAATAAGCTTATTTAAATTAAACCTGCATTTTGCAGGTTCTATAACTGTATTCATGAGTATCTGTGACAACATAATAATGTGAAAAGTCTGTGTGGAAGTGTGCACATATGTGAGTTCACCCATGCTTATGCATTGTGACGGAAATGGAAATGAGGTGCTTGAGGAGCAGGTTTGCTGTCAACAGGACATTCCCTCGGGGTGTGTGTTGTCTAATGTGACTACTTGTTGGTCCTGAACTGagcatgtgagtgtgtgcatcCTGCTTGCTGTGCATACTTCTCAGCAGAAAAGTTTACATGgttgatgaatattaatgaagaACAGGGCACATTTGGCTTTGCTGCAAGTATTCTGACAAGGACAAAATGCTTCTATTTGCATCGCAAAGAAGAGGAAATGGAAAAGCTGACTGGCCGGGGATTGACAGCTTCCTCCTTTCATGCGAGAGGATGAATGAGTGATTTTCATCACTAATAAGGAAGGCTCATATGCAAGCGATGTGACAGCAGACTCAGACAGACACATGCGCCACACGTCACTTGACGCACTGTCATTCAATATGGTGGTGGCGCAATTTACAGCTTGACATGACTTCAAAGTCCACAAGTAAAATCCAGTTCATAAATTACAAGCCTAACCTTATTTCAAGcaggtagaaaaaaaatagctgTCACCAGTAAGTGGATCTAATGGACCTAAATTATTTGCTTAAACATtagcctgcatgtgtgtgtgtgggtggctGAGTAaggatgttttgtgtgtgtgtgttttttttattttatttgagctACAATGACACTCCTGTGACTGGTCTTTAAATCGTCCTCACATGGGCCCTAATCACATGATACAGCATCATACCTTAAAAGAATGACTGCAACTGTTTGTTGGTCTTCTATaagcattttgtgtgtgtgtgtgtgtgtgtgtgtgtgtgtgtgtggtgttcaCATGTGTGTTACAGAATATACTGTTTGTGTGTAATACCAGCTTACCACAGTGACGGTGCAAACTTAGGTTGTGAATGTTTCGTAATTTTACAACAGTCATGCCTAACTGTCAGGTTGAAGATAAATACTATCTACCCATACTATCAAATTTTCAGGAACTGAGGCAAGATTGCTAAATAttgaaacttttttcttttgtgcatttttagagGGTTTCTTaagtttttgcacattttaacagGAAAAATACGCAAAATTGAAGCAGGAAACGGTGCGTAATACAGATCCATTGCACCCTCTCTGCAGTTTTAAAGTCACTTTGACCTACTGTCAGCTCTGTAGTTAGAAGGAGATTATATTTTTGCACCTAGCAAATAGTACTACAGTTTAACTTCTTCATTTCCTCACCTGCAATGTCCCACAGCTGAAGCCGGACAGTCTCAGAGTCCCAGTTCAACACTTTCAAGGCGAAGTCCACCCCGATTGTGGCTCGGTAGTTGGTGGAGTAGGTCTGATGGACGTAGCGCCTGATGATGGAGGTCTTCCCCACCCCCAGGTCTCCAATCACCAGCACCTTGTACAGGTGCTCCTTCCGGAGACTCTGCATACCGTTGGAGTGCGTCGGATAGTTGGTCATCCCACCTGTTGGAGCAGCTTTCAGTAAACTCTGACACGGTAAGTTACGCTCTGAGACTTCGCTGCTCTGATCCAGTTCGTCTCCCTCTCTGCGGGTTGTGGAACCGCCCTGTAGGGGGAAGAGTGTGACTACTCAGGGGCCGTGCTTGGAAACTTGTGACCTCGCCTCGGCACCCTGGGGAGACCTGACGAAGTGCGCACGGGTAGCAGCGTGAGTCTCTGCTGAGAAGAACTGCTGCTTCGGTTTAACCATTTGTGTGCTGTGGAACTGTCACATCTTTTCATCAGATACTGATCTCACTGAATATTTATAAATTATAGGTTTCAGTGTCTTTACTTCTCATTATTTGTGACTGTTCTGTgtatttttcaggatttttaaaaacgtgtttttttttgtttgtttttttaaatcgtgTCTTGTATGGCACAGCTTTGTGGAACAGTCACTTTACATTTCACTGTCCGGTATGAGCTTGTGAcagggccggagtgggactcattttcagccctggactttcatgcctcagactgGCCCAttttagatcacgacctatttctattaaaatcatgtaattctagccttgtcttgtaattcagtgtgtttttctaaaatttttccaattcagtgcatgtaagggttgcttcacaatgtggatttattccaacatgagtgcacatctccaacattattctttacaacaatatcagaatctatattctgttcaaataattgttcaaggatatccaaaccttaaaaatgaaattaaagaagaattaaaaatattacatttaaaacataaaaaataaaataaaatgtgttgcactttctaataacactataatctctttttcctctgcaaggaaacagttccatcacaacttaaatttcacaaatatgagatcCGTTAAAGGGTTACTCTCCAACACTGTTTTTTACAACAccacaatgtccttttttgtaatatcaaatatcaagcaaattagtgttcacagatatatcctcatgaataaagaataattattgcactgttgtctgcaagtttattcacagtataacataacttgctaatgaaattttaaaaatgttttgattttcattttatatttagaataaaaagaaaataaaatcagtaagaggcagaaacgaaaaaaggtccgtttttttcattttctgagaccggaagtggtcatcagcaagcgTGGAGCcagagtacggtgcatagactgtatatagcTATTTTTtttcgttagttttcatggtcaaaatgagagatcaggtgcccgatcttaaaataaatcaatattgaattttttttagagAGCGTTAAAGTTCTGCGAagccagggggcggggctacttAATTGACAGTCCATCTGGAATATTTGACAGGTCCTATGAGGAGACAGCCGAGACTCTGTTCTACTCGTTTGGATTAAGTCTGATataactgttggtttatttatcggtggagcagcaACACCTCTCTTCCACAAccagtttttctgcctgttggcttgttgtAACCAATTTTCTACCTTcagctgattctaccagcaaacactgaaaggactctgattTTTCGGTAAGTGTTTTTCTTATCGGTGCCGCTTTTAACGCACTTTATATGCAGCTGTAGTGTCAGATATGTTTGCCGTGCACTCCAGATGTTGgagtttatttcagtgtgtgttgaccagagaagaaagttagcatccagtaatattagctttaatgttagCAATGCTAATcgagctagctgctcagtcgtagcctgattaaagctaacatagcattaagctaacgatgtttgcattgtgtttcatgtGAATAGCcaagtgtgttgtgttactgtaatgtggtacatttagttaataaaactatcagtggagacgctggttcacattaatataacatttagaaaacctaaatgtgattaaaacagtcaggttaaggttctgtgttgtcagtagtcctgaatatctgctgagttAAAcgggagaaaacagtaaatctactctctagtcgttaacattgtttaatgactgacTCACATGTTGTAGTACGTATTCTTGCAGTGTAGATTCAaaaaaataacctcccagaatatgtccaaagtaatgatgaacactacagtttagggctgcaactaatgacgtgtcgactaatcgtctgagcatgatgcgtcatcaaaagcggaagtgagcgcgcaatacaacagaaatcaccatccGACCGGAGcgtggaacacggacggacatcggcgctgcatcttGTATGCATGATTCAGTGCggacatccgcgatctatcgtaaacacggatgtcagcgtttattatacagctgtatctaaacagtgacatccgtgtttacgatagatcACGGATgtcagcgccgatgtccgtccatgttccgcgctccggtcggatggtgatttctgtagcattgcgcgctcacttccgcttttgatgacgcaccatgctcagacgattagtcgacacgtcattagttgcagccctaaaataatttaaaatagaaacttgatattcaatctgaggaaactgcagagcaacagaagagCCAACAATATCTCccattttctcctttaatgtgTTGActtttctggtgctttcagaccaaggaactacagactcttcacaacctgctcatactcttggtacaggacctcaccacacgggtcaagaaggtttccttctcatttctactctgaagctcaccttctcctgctcaaactgctgacaaatgtttgtgctctCCAAAGTCTGGTCttcagaacttcctaaaaactctcttctgctgcaggttgctttgtagaactgttacagaaaacctcattaaaccacatggaggggcctcaagatagtcgtccaaatgaaaccgtacaaaaaccaaactagcacaacccaaacactaaagtctcctgcagcctaccagagaagctctttaaacagagaatcaggacaggaactcttaccttctggacaaccaacgttggtttacaaacaagaacacagaatgtgtctgaccaaaaacctctaaagactcactacagccaagataaagacacaactcagctgcaccaaatccactaatcactgcacacattagcaccatgtgccaactctggctaaagaaccacatttcccaagacaactatccagtacaaagccctaaaacacaccaagaaacacattaaagaggattttactgctggaagcagcaagccaacgcctaaataacaaactaaagcaacagagccaaacccggttcagtgaagagaagcagaggaaatgtttgactgcagacataaagcagggaGACAccgagctgctcaggtgttcctgataacaccaagcagccacctggacagccaataggaacacagcttgctggaagtccagagggctggcttagtgaaggaaatttagtttaaagttgaagcagaaagttaacaaagaaagttgaaaaccatcTTCTAATACCTGAAATTTCCGAGTTTTcatacaaagaacacctgaacatgtcaaattGGTTCCACAGTAGAACCatcactctaaaaacatcatagtatggtgtgttgctcaaaaaacattacgaccggctgtctagggtcgccgaggagcgacacaaaaacaggacaaacactggtttccagggggttagacggctatttatttgaaagagtaagtttacagcaacacaacatgtgagcagaaaaatcacaaagtctgtctttagttcagctgaaaatattagttttggtcttttttattgaccaatcTTTTCAGGACGTAaatgaagaataactaaagctctcatgtagaagtccaacttattttgggtccttgtggagagtttagtcttcatgcttcatagcaacatttaataaacctaaagcttcactgttggctcattggtggagtttgttaCTGAgaatctgaaccttaaatccagtgaCAGGACCATATTCAGTCGAGGacagtcagagaacttcaagaccttccatcagctggaccagatgtggcatcagctccctctaaacatctggatgacaggagaaaagacagaaatcaaacagatcacagaaatacaatttattcactttcataattttataaaagtagcatgaactttattaaaactggacaacatcagtcatgaaagtaaatgtttttatctcatcctaTTTCCTTTCAGTTGTGGCCTTTGTGTATTTACTATCttttatgataaaaaataaaatgggtcactaCTATCGTTATGGCATAGTAAGtattggaactaatgcttgcttgttcactctgttccaacagctcacctgttccttccatactgacagcagtaatcccctcatcactattggctctgcctctgacactaaatcagatttttaaaatggtcaaaattctcagcacaaatctccacTTTTTACAAAGCCATCAGGTCAGTTTCATGAATGTAGAGCTGAATCAACTCGCATCTCAGGGCTCTTCTCatatagagcaggtctacaccagactctcattatattcattctaataatattcactcagtgaacaatcctacctcccactctggacttttggctcttggctgctgcttggtgctggatctttcttctgactctgaggggctacaggacaaagtttcccagttatgtggtcACATCATACTGTTGTTTAAATTATATAATGTTATGTGTTatgccacaatgacacacaattaattgatttgataataaacttgaacggtggtttgcaaagttcaacaaagtccgTATACGTTTCCTCAtcctcatttgtcatttcaaaccgcaagctttagtgaaaaagtttccaatttctgcacattcggCTTCGTCTGTTTACAGAGCTTTCCTCTTCTCGACACCATCCTTGCTCTTCCCGTTTTCATCtgtcaaacacctctgaccgcgtgcacggacgtgttacgtcacggtgtgtctgcaaaaaaaaaaaaaaaaagagctgccagtggaggcggcccaggaacagcggcagcagcagaatgatcaacccagtgccatgactgaacaccggCCCTCGCGGCCCTCCTCCCGATTAGCCACCCTGGGCCTGgcttgtgacaaataaaaatttGTGAATCTTGAAAATACGGCAATTCATTTTGATTAATAGTAACTTTAACATGACTTTTAGCCATATCTTTTATCAAAACACATACTGAAGGCATGAATGCTAGTTTTGAACTTTGTGAGATATCAGGAGACAACTTTTAAATCAGAAATCCTGAACATGGACTGATAGTCTATGTTACAGAAAAAAGGTCCTGCCTTTAGTTTCAAGAAACCTCCACCCTGGTGCCACACCTCCCAACTGGATTGAAGAATAGTCATGCATTCACTgaaacagacagatgaaaagagaaaaaaagtgtcttctttttatatgtgtgtttggttgcacattatttgcatatttacatattttgctATTTGGGCAGCTGTAAACTGCACTTATTCTCTGCAAGAATCAACAAGAGCTATGATGTATTCTAGGGATGCTCACGGAAGACATAAAAAATAGAGGCAGTGATGCTAAATGGGTTAGCTTATTGTTATTTGCATGACACAGGTACTGTATGTATGCCAAGTGCATTGAATAAGACTGAGATTATATTGCACATATGTCACTGCAAATTCAATCCCCCCATGCCTTCAGGCCACCGCTGGTATGGAGGAGTGAGAGAAATCATCGGATGCCTCCAGTTGCAGGGGGAAAAGCATGTAATTAAGTTATTATGTAATCTATGGTGATGTGTCAAGAAGAATTTACATTTAGCTGACACAttttgaagctgcagcagcgttGAATAACCTCCTGAGGGGTGTTTCTAATATTCTATTCTCTCAATTTAAGTCATGTAACACCATCACATGTCAAGGATAAACAATGAGTTGCTCCACTGAGGTCGTGCTCTCTCACAGGACTCATCAAAGCCTATTACTCTA
This genomic stretch from Acanthochromis polyacanthus isolate Apoly-LR-REF ecotype Palm Island chromosome 17, KAUST_Apoly_ChrSc, whole genome shotgun sequence harbors:
- the rab38b gene encoding ras-related protein Rab-38; its protein translation is MTNYPTHSNGMQSLRKEHLYKVLVIGDLGVGKTSIIRRYVHQTYSTNYRATIGVDFALKVLNWDSETVRLQLWDIAGQERFGNMTRVYYREAMGAFIVFDVTRPTTFEAVIKWKEDLDSKLMMSNGQSIATVLLANKCDQGRELTNNGIKMDQFCKDHGFVGWFETSAKDNLNISEAANFLVKHIMATENDILKSVVPDTISPQLNSNREMSCSGCFK